From the genome of Chanos chanos chromosome 5, fChaCha1.1, whole genome shotgun sequence, one region includes:
- the uros gene encoding uroporphyrinogen-III synthase produces MHIYKCSESVIKMNVLLLKEPREGTNGPDPYIKELAAFGLKATLIPVLSFEFVSLNTFSERLFQPEKHGGLIFTSPRAVEAMKMSIEASPMRDEWNMVKEKWNAKSIYVVGKATASLVQDLGLDPLGEDTGTADVLSQLILEREDSRILPLFFPCGSIKREVLPTALRENGIPLETLTVYQTARHPDLEKNLQEYFNQQGVPASITFFSPSGVKFCLETVRRLAGQQLDQIKFGAIGPTTADAMQAEGLSVSCSAEKPTPQHLAAGIARTLQPQSS; encoded by the exons TGCTCTGAATCCGTTATTAAAATGAACGTCCTGCTTCTGAAAGAACCAAGAGAGGGAACCAATGGTCCTGACCCTTACATCAAG GAGTTGGCAGCATTTGGACTGAAGGCCACCTTGATTCCAGTTTTGtcttttgagtttgtgtctttgAACACCTTTTCAGAGAGG CTTTTTCAGCCTGAGAAACATGGAGGGCTCATTTTTACAAGTCCAAGGGCAGTCGAGGCTATGAAAATGAGTATAGAAGCCAGTCCGATGAGGGATG aATGGAACATggtgaaagaaaaatggaatGCCAAATCTATATATGTGGTTGGAAAGGCTACTGCTTCATTAG TGCAAGATCTAGGCCTGGACCCTCTTGGAGAGGACACGGGGACTGCAGACGTATTGTCGCAGCTTATCCTTGAAA GAGAAGATTCCAGAATActgcctcttttctttccttgtggTTCTATAAAAAGAGAGGTATTACCAACTGCACTGAGGGAAAATG GCATCCCTCTGGAGACGCTAACAGTCTATCAAACAGCCCGACACCCAGACCTAGAGAAAAACCTCCAGGAATATTTTAACCAGCAG GGTGTTCCAGCAAGCATCACTTTCTTCAGCCCTTCAGGTGTCAAATTCTGcctggagacagtgaggagattGGCAGGGCAGCAGCTGGATCAGATAAAG TTTGGAGCAATTGGACCCACTACAGCGGATGCCATGCAGGCGGAGGGACTTAGCGTCAGCTGCTCTGCAGAGAAGCCCACGCCACAGCATCTAGCTGCCGGGATAGCAAGAACTCTACAACCTCAAAGCTCTTAA